Proteins co-encoded in one Erwinia sp. genomic window:
- a CDS encoding hypothetical protein (ID:JIFNMEKO_00684;~UPF0149 protein HI_0817;~source:Prodigal:2.6) — MVAYHELLPATMIKRMPLSKTLTSPNYTQLADALKQQGVAMSPAEMHGLLTGMIAGGYQSSHWQSQVYDLTNDGLAFSQVLLHPLQELYQSISDTLADEGFLFQLFLPEGESVTLFDRADELAGWVNHFLLGLGISQPGLDKVKGETGEAIDDLRTIGQLGYDDDEEPEAFGQALEEVIEYVRVAVLLCYDTFVHSHTFTQAESVNKPTLH; from the coding sequence GTGGTAGCATATCACGAACTTCTTCCAGCAACGATGATCAAAAGAATGCCACTATCAAAAACGCTCACTTCACCCAATTACACGCAGCTGGCTGATGCTCTGAAACAACAGGGCGTGGCTATGTCTCCGGCCGAGATGCACGGTCTGCTAACAGGTATGATTGCCGGAGGTTATCAATCCAGCCACTGGCAGAGTCAGGTTTATGATCTAACCAATGATGGTCTGGCTTTTTCTCAGGTATTATTACACCCGTTACAAGAGCTGTATCAAAGCATCAGTGATACTCTCGCAGATGAAGGTTTCCTGTTTCAGCTGTTTTTACCCGAGGGTGAGAGTGTCACTTTGTTCGACCGTGCGGATGAACTGGCTGGCTGGGTTAATCATTTTCTGTTAGGGCTCGGTATCAGCCAGCCGGGACTCGACAAAGTGAAAGGGGAAACTGGCGAGGCGATTGATGATCTGCGTACCATCGGTCAACTAGGGTATGATGACGATGAAGAGCCGGAGGCGTTCGGGCAGGCGCTTGAAGAGGTGATTGAGTATGTACGCGTTGCGGTACTACTCTGTTATGACACCTTTGTTCACTCTCACACTTTCACCCAGGCAGAATCAGTGAATAAACCGACACTCCATTAG
- the serA gene encoding D-3-phosphoglycerate dehydrogenase (ID:JIFNMEKO_00681;~source:Prodigal:2.6) — protein sequence MAKVSLEKEKIKFLLVEGVHQTAIENLRAAGYTNIEFHKGALDSEALKASIRDAHFIGIRSRTHLSEEIFAAAEKLVAVGCFCIGTNQVDLNAAARRGVPVFNAPFSNTRSVAELVIGELLLMLRGVPAANAKAHRGIWNKLAVGSYEARGKKLGIIGYGHIGMQLGVLAESLGMHVYFYDIESKLPLGNATQVGQLADLLAMSDIVSLHVPETASTQNMMDAAALAMMKPGAMLINASRGTVVDIPALCEVLASKHLSGAAIDVFPEEPATNSDPFISPLCEFDNVILTPHIGGSTQEAQENIGVEVAGKLAKYSDNGSTLSAVNFPEVSLPMHGDESRLLHIHENRPGVLTAINQIFAEQGINIAAQYLQTTPQMGYVVIDVDAAQDVADTAIQLMKAIPGTIRARLLY from the coding sequence ATGGCAAAAGTATCACTGGAGAAAGAGAAGATTAAGTTTCTGTTGGTGGAAGGGGTACATCAGACTGCAATTGAGAATCTGCGTGCCGCTGGTTATACCAATATAGAATTTCATAAAGGCGCTCTGGACAGCGAAGCGCTCAAAGCATCCATCCGTGATGCGCACTTTATTGGCATCCGCTCGCGTACCCACCTCAGCGAAGAAATTTTTGCAGCCGCAGAAAAACTGGTTGCGGTAGGTTGTTTCTGCATCGGGACTAATCAGGTTGATCTGAACGCCGCCGCGCGACGTGGTGTTCCGGTTTTCAATGCTCCCTTCTCCAATACACGTTCAGTGGCTGAGCTGGTGATTGGTGAATTATTACTGATGTTGCGCGGCGTACCTGCGGCAAACGCCAAAGCGCACCGTGGTATCTGGAATAAGCTGGCGGTAGGTTCCTATGAAGCGCGCGGCAAAAAACTGGGTATTATCGGCTACGGGCATATAGGTATGCAGCTCGGTGTGCTGGCTGAAAGCCTCGGTATGCATGTTTATTTTTATGATATTGAAAGTAAACTTCCTCTCGGTAATGCCACGCAAGTGGGGCAGTTAGCCGACTTGCTGGCGATGAGCGACATCGTCAGTCTGCATGTGCCTGAGACCGCATCGACACAGAATATGATGGATGCCGCAGCGCTGGCAATGATGAAGCCTGGCGCAATGCTGATCAATGCCTCAAGAGGGACAGTGGTCGATATTCCTGCTTTGTGTGAGGTTCTGGCCTCTAAGCATCTTTCTGGTGCCGCGATCGATGTTTTTCCTGAAGAGCCAGCGACAAACAGTGATCCATTCATCTCCCCGCTGTGTGAGTTTGATAACGTTATCCTGACCCCTCATATAGGTGGTTCTACTCAGGAAGCGCAGGAAAACATCGGTGTGGAAGTAGCAGGGAAACTGGCTAAATACTCCGATAACGGTTCGACTCTCTCAGCGGTTAATTTTCCTGAAGTGTCACTGCCGATGCATGGAGATGAAAGCCGTTTGTTGCATATTCATGAAAATCGTCCTGGTGTACTCACTGCAATCAACCAGATTTTCGCTGAGCAGGGGATTAACATTGCTGCACAGTATCTGCAAACCACACCGCAAATGGGTTATGTAGTCATTGATGTCGATGCCGCGCAGGATGTAGCAGATACAGCCATCCAGCTGATGAAAGCGATTCCTGGTACCATTCGCGCACGTTTGCTTTATTAA
- the argO_1 gene encoding Arginine exporter protein ArgO (ID:JIFNMEKO_00676;~source:Prodigal:2.6) produces MLGVYLQGMALGAALIIPLGPQNVFVMNQGIKRQYPMMVAGLCTFSDILLLNAGIFGGSALLSQSPLLMTLISWCGAAFMLGGIPRCIASCRYY; encoded by the coding sequence ATGTTAGGAGTATATTTGCAGGGAATGGCGTTAGGGGCAGCGTTAATTATTCCGTTAGGCCCGCAGAATGTCTTTGTGATGAATCAGGGAATCAAACGTCAGTATCCTATGATGGTGGCAGGATTATGCACTTTTAGCGATATTCTGTTACTCAATGCCGGAATTTTTGGTGGCAGTGCATTGTTAAGTCAGTCACCGCTACTGATGACTCTAATTAGCTGGTGTGGTGCCGCTTTTATGCTGGGGGGCATTCCGCGTTGCATTGCATCCTGCAGATATTACTGA
- the ubiI gene encoding 2-octaprenylphenol hydroxylase (ID:JIFNMEKO_00687;~source:Prodigal:2.6) yields the protein MQTYDVIISGAGMVGLTIACGLQGSGLKIAVVEQREPEIHDNTMPPAIRVSAINAASERLLRHLGVWDDIISLRATPYQRMEVRDQDSFASICFDQQSQGIPYLGHIVENRVIQQVLWQRVQQQSEVTLLCPVAFQQVAFGDNEAFVTLNDGAMISGRLLIAAEGAHSWLRDKADIPLTFWDYEHHALIATVRTELPHLQTARQMFHGDGILAFLPLHDPHLCSIVWSVPPQRAGQLHEMSPERFNQQLAMTFDMQAGLCQLEGDRQIFPLTARYARQFAAHRLALAGDAAHTIHPLAGQGVNLGMMDAAELIGEIKRLHQQGKDIGEHLYLRRYERRRKQSAALMLASMQGFRELFAGHHPVKKLLRDTGMVLANTLPGVKPRLLKQAMGLHDLPLWLK from the coding sequence ATGCAAACATATGATGTAATCATCAGTGGTGCCGGCATGGTGGGATTGACCATCGCCTGTGGCCTGCAGGGCAGTGGGTTAAAAATTGCTGTTGTCGAGCAACGCGAACCAGAAATACATGATAATACGATGCCACCTGCCATCAGAGTGTCAGCGATCAATGCCGCCAGTGAACGTTTGCTGCGGCATCTCGGAGTGTGGGACGATATTATTTCATTACGTGCTACGCCCTATCAACGGATGGAAGTGCGCGATCAGGACAGTTTTGCCAGCATTTGTTTCGACCAGCAGAGTCAGGGAATACCCTATCTGGGACACATTGTTGAGAATCGGGTTATCCAGCAGGTATTGTGGCAACGCGTACAGCAGCAGAGTGAGGTGACGTTACTTTGCCCGGTGGCCTTTCAACAGGTGGCCTTTGGCGATAATGAAGCCTTTGTGACATTGAATGATGGCGCAATGATCAGCGGACGTCTGTTGATAGCCGCAGAGGGAGCCCACTCCTGGTTACGTGATAAAGCGGATATTCCTTTGACCTTTTGGGATTATGAGCATCATGCGCTGATCGCCACGGTTCGCACAGAACTTCCTCATCTGCAGACAGCCCGACAGATGTTTCATGGCGATGGCATACTCGCCTTTCTGCCATTGCATGATCCACATTTATGCTCGATTGTCTGGTCTGTTCCGCCACAGCGAGCAGGTCAACTGCATGAAATGTCACCTGAGCGTTTTAATCAGCAGCTGGCAATGACTTTCGATATGCAGGCAGGGTTGTGTCAGTTAGAAGGGGATCGTCAGATATTTCCTCTGACAGCACGTTATGCCCGTCAGTTTGCAGCGCACCGACTCGCTCTGGCGGGGGATGCCGCACATACCATTCATCCATTGGCTGGTCAGGGGGTGAATCTCGGCATGATGGATGCGGCAGAATTGATTGGGGAAATAAAACGTCTGCATCAGCAGGGTAAAGATATCGGTGAGCATCTCTATTTGCGTCGCTATGAGCGCCGTCGCAAACAGAGTGCCGCGCTGATGCTGGCCAGCATGCAGGGTTTCCGCGAGTTGTTTGCCGGACATCATCCGGTGAAAAAATTATTACGTGATACCGGAATGGTACTGGCCAACACATTGCCCGGTGTCAAACCGCGTTTGTTAAAACAAGCGATGGGGTTACACGACCTGCCTCTCTGGCTGAAATAA
- a CDS encoding 26 kDa periplasmic immunogenic protein (ID:JIFNMEKO_00678;~source:Prodigal:2.6), translating to MKVKQLMSACVLLTGSIACATQAEGLPDSPYIVTAGEASIEVVPDVVTLYIDVNVSAKTAVEAKKEVDQRVAAYYAFLKKNNITEKQVSAANLSTQAEYDYSKTGKATAKGYRAFRQLQVNITTLDTINELLDGALASGLNDIRSIEPGVISPEQYQAKVRQEAINNAIDQAKAMASGFNTQLGPVYSIRYHTDGAMPMPQLRAMAMSADSSKQYVERSYELQTVRFNDRVDVVFELRHPAP from the coding sequence ATGAAAGTTAAACAACTGATGAGTGCATGTGTTCTACTGACGGGAAGTATTGCTTGTGCTACTCAGGCAGAAGGCTTACCCGATAGCCCGTACATTGTGACCGCCGGGGAAGCAAGTATAGAGGTGGTTCCTGATGTTGTGACACTCTATATTGATGTCAATGTTTCAGCTAAAACTGCCGTGGAAGCGAAAAAAGAAGTTGATCAGCGTGTAGCAGCCTATTATGCCTTTCTTAAAAAGAACAATATTACAGAGAAACAGGTAAGTGCAGCGAATCTGTCAACACAGGCAGAATATGATTACAGCAAAACCGGAAAAGCGACAGCAAAAGGCTACCGGGCTTTCCGGCAATTACAGGTAAATATAACTACGCTGGATACGATTAATGAGTTGCTTGATGGCGCGCTGGCTTCGGGACTCAACGATATCCGCTCGATAGAGCCCGGTGTTATTTCACCAGAGCAATATCAGGCGAAAGTGCGCCAGGAAGCGATCAACAACGCAATTGATCAGGCAAAGGCAATGGCAAGCGGTTTTAATACCCAACTGGGGCCAGTGTACAGCATCCGTTATCACACTGATGGTGCGATGCCAATGCCACAACTCAGAGCAATGGCGATGTCTGCTGACAGCAGCAAACAGTATGTTGAACGTAGTTATGAGTTACAAACCGTCCGATTCAATGATCGGGTTGATGTGGTGTTTGAACTTCGTCACCCGGCACCCTAG
- the ygfA gene encoding 5-formyltetrahydrofolate cyclo-ligase (ID:JIFNMEKO_00682;~source:Prodigal:2.6), giving the protein METYPSDRQSLRQQVRQRRRSLTQQQQHHAAQQAAQRAMQFPPLQTASSVALFLSFDGEINSHPLIEQLWQNHKQVYLPVIHPFSAGQLQFLRYEKNTPLVKNPLGIAEPQLDIRHLIPLSELDVVMVPLVAFDSTGKRLGIGGGFYDRTLQNWRNYRLLPVGFAHDCQQVNTLPDEAWDIPLPVLITPSRLWQWPQHLYETIQP; this is encoded by the coding sequence ATGGAAACATATCCGAGTGATCGCCAGTCACTGCGCCAGCAGGTACGGCAACGCCGCCGTAGCCTGACACAACAGCAACAACATCACGCTGCACAACAGGCTGCGCAGCGCGCAATGCAATTTCCACCACTGCAAACGGCCAGCTCTGTCGCCTTGTTTCTCTCTTTTGACGGTGAAATCAATAGCCACCCATTAATTGAACAACTCTGGCAAAACCATAAACAAGTTTATTTGCCTGTTATTCATCCTTTTTCTGCCGGGCAACTGCAGTTTCTGCGTTATGAAAAAAACACACCTCTGGTCAAAAACCCACTGGGCATTGCTGAACCACAACTGGATATTCGACATTTGATACCACTGAGTGAACTGGATGTGGTGATGGTTCCATTGGTGGCTTTTGACAGTACAGGAAAACGCCTCGGTATAGGTGGGGGATTTTATGATCGTACCTTACAGAACTGGCGCAATTATCGATTGCTTCCTGTAGGGTTCGCACATGATTGTCAGCAGGTGAATACTTTGCCTGACGAAGCATGGGACATTCCACTGCCGGTTCTGATCACCCCATCCAGACTCTGGCAGTGGCCGCAGCATTTATATGAGACCATTCAGCCATAA
- the argP gene encoding HTH-type transcriptional regulator ArgP (ID:JIFNMEKO_00679;~source:Prodigal:2.6) — MKRPDYRTLQALDAVIRERGFDRAAQKLCITQSAVSQRIKQLETLFGQPLLVRTVPPRPTEQGQKLLALLHQVELLEEEWLGDEQNGNTPLLLSLAVNADSLATWLLPALKTVLHDSPIRLNIQIEDETRTQERLRRGEVVGAVSIQPQPLPSCLVDKIGALDYIFVASLPFAERYFPNGVTRSALLKAPAVAFDHLDDMHQAFLQQNFDLSPGSVPCHIVNSSEAFVQLARQGTTCCMIPHLQIEHELQHGELIDLTPGLFQRQMLYWHRFAPESRLMRQVTEALLTYGHRVLRQD; from the coding sequence ATGAAACGCCCGGATTACCGTACGCTACAAGCACTTGATGCCGTTATCCGCGAGCGTGGTTTTGACAGGGCCGCGCAGAAGCTATGTATCACTCAGTCTGCCGTTTCACAACGTATCAAACAGCTGGAAACGCTGTTTGGCCAACCCTTATTGGTTCGCACTGTTCCTCCACGTCCCACTGAGCAGGGCCAAAAGCTTCTGGCGCTGCTTCATCAGGTTGAATTGCTGGAAGAAGAGTGGTTAGGCGATGAACAAAATGGTAATACACCATTACTGTTATCACTTGCTGTCAATGCTGACAGTCTGGCAACCTGGTTGCTTCCGGCACTGAAAACGGTGCTCCATGACTCCCCAATCAGGCTGAATATTCAGATCGAAGACGAAACACGCACTCAGGAACGTCTGCGTCGTGGTGAAGTCGTGGGGGCTGTCAGTATCCAGCCACAACCACTACCCAGTTGTCTGGTGGACAAAATAGGCGCGCTTGATTATATCTTCGTCGCATCTCTGCCTTTCGCTGAACGCTACTTTCCTAATGGCGTGACGCGTTCGGCTTTACTTAAGGCACCGGCGGTTGCTTTTGATCATCTCGATGACATGCATCAGGCCTTTCTGCAGCAAAATTTTGATTTATCGCCCGGTAGTGTCCCTTGCCATATCGTTAATTCCTCAGAAGCCTTTGTTCAGCTGGCCCGTCAGGGCACCACCTGCTGTATGATTCCTCATCTGCAGATAGAACATGAACTGCAACATGGTGAGCTGATTGATCTGACCCCAGGACTTTTTCAGCGGCAGATGCTTTACTGGCATCGTTTTGCGCCTGAAAGTCGTTTGATGCGCCAGGTCACCGAGGCGCTGCTTACCTACGGTCACCGGGTGCTACGACAGGATTAA
- the zapA gene encoding Cell division protein ZapA (ID:JIFNMEKO_00683;~source:Prodigal:2.6) — protein MSAQPVDIQIFGRSLRVNCPPEQHDALNAAAQDLDQRLHDLKVRTRVTNTEQLVFIAALNICHELAQEKTKTRDYASNMEQRIRMLQQTIEQALLEQGRITERPGTTFE, from the coding sequence ATGTCTGCACAACCCGTTGATATTCAAATTTTTGGTCGTTCATTGCGTGTAAATTGCCCACCGGAACAGCACGATGCTCTCAATGCTGCCGCACAAGATCTCGATCAGCGGTTGCATGACCTGAAAGTTCGTACCCGTGTCACAAACACCGAGCAACTGGTTTTTATTGCCGCACTGAACATTTGCCATGAGCTGGCACAGGAAAAAACCAAAACTCGTGATTATGCCAGTAACATGGAACAGCGCATCCGTATGTTGCAACAGACGATTGAGCAGGCATTGCTTGAGCAAGGTCGCATTACTGAACGGCCCGGAACAACCTTTGAATGA
- the ubiH gene encoding 2-octaprenyl-6-methoxyphenol hydroxylase (ID:JIFNMEKO_00686;~source:Prodigal:2.6), translating into MDITIAGGGMAGATLALALSHLTEGQINITLIEAISPVGAQHPGYDSRAIAIAEGTRQQLENVGIWQQLDSIATPLTSVHVSDRGHAGAVSLFAADYGVPALGQVVELHEAGERLFSLLHQMPGIRLRCPARVVGVQRKSESMTVTLDTQEEITSTLLIAADGAASAVARSSGVSWHSTPYQQIAVIANVTTQQSHQGRAWERFTEHGPLALLPMSEGRCSLVWCHPLQRQTEVESWDDAFFLGELQRAFGWRLGRFLHTGKRECYPLVLRAATQRCTHRLALVGNAAQTLHPIGGQGFNLGLRDVMSLAETVVTAWQHGEDIGSYSVLQRYEQRREPDVKTTIAITDTLVRLFANHYAPLVVARNLGLMAMDPFSTARHWLAKRTLGWVKR; encoded by the coding sequence ATGGATATTACCATTGCAGGTGGCGGTATGGCGGGTGCCACGCTGGCGTTAGCTCTGTCACATCTGACAGAAGGCCAGATCAACATAACGTTGATTGAAGCGATATCTCCGGTCGGCGCTCAGCATCCAGGCTATGACAGCCGTGCTATTGCTATAGCTGAAGGTACCCGGCAACAACTGGAAAATGTGGGAATATGGCAGCAGTTAGACAGTATTGCAACACCACTTACCAGTGTGCATGTCAGTGATCGTGGTCATGCCGGAGCCGTATCACTTTTTGCTGCTGATTACGGTGTTCCTGCTCTTGGACAGGTTGTTGAGTTACATGAAGCGGGTGAGCGTTTATTTTCCCTGTTACACCAGATGCCAGGGATACGTCTGCGTTGCCCGGCACGGGTGGTTGGCGTGCAGCGCAAGAGTGAGAGCATGACAGTCACGCTTGATACACAGGAAGAGATCACCTCAACACTGTTGATTGCGGCGGATGGAGCAGCTTCTGCAGTGGCCCGGAGTAGCGGCGTCAGTTGGCATAGTACGCCTTATCAGCAGATAGCCGTAATTGCTAACGTTACTACTCAGCAATCTCATCAGGGCAGAGCCTGGGAACGCTTCACTGAGCATGGTCCTCTTGCGTTATTGCCTATGTCGGAAGGGCGCTGCTCGTTGGTATGGTGCCATCCTCTGCAACGCCAGACTGAAGTGGAAAGCTGGGATGACGCTTTTTTTCTGGGCGAATTACAGCGTGCCTTTGGCTGGCGTCTGGGGCGTTTTCTGCATACAGGCAAACGTGAATGCTATCCTTTGGTCTTGCGTGCAGCGACTCAGCGTTGCACACATCGTCTGGCACTGGTTGGTAATGCCGCGCAGACACTACATCCGATTGGGGGTCAGGGATTTAATCTGGGATTGCGTGATGTCATGTCTCTGGCTGAAACTGTGGTCACTGCCTGGCAGCATGGCGAGGATATCGGCAGTTATAGTGTGTTGCAGCGTTACGAACAACGTCGGGAGCCAGACGTAAAAACCACGATAGCGATTACCGACACATTGGTCAGGTTGTTTGCCAATCATTACGCGCCGTTGGTTGTCGCACGTAATCTGGGGCTGATGGCCATGGATCCATTTTCTACCGCCCGTCACTGGCTGGCAAAACGTACGCTGGGCTGGGTTAAGCGCTAA
- the pepP gene encoding Xaa-Pro aminopeptidase (ID:JIFNMEKO_00685;~source:Prodigal:2.6): MPQQLFVQRRQALLEKMAPASAAVIFSAPEVIRSNDSEYPYRQNSDFWYLTGFNEPQSALLLIKSDEKHIHSILFNRLRDKQAETWTGRRLGQEAAPKKLHIDRALPFNEIALHLPQLFNGLDIIYHACGYHSGADELVFSALETLRKGARQKLSAPATLTDWRPWVHEMRLFKSPDELAILRQAGTISALAHTRAMLICRPGMYEYQLEGGIHHEFTRHGARYPAYSTIVGAGANGCILHYTENESKLLDGELVLIDAGCELQGYAGDITRTFPVNGKFTAPQRAVYDIVLEALNLALSLYRPGTTIREVTDQVIRTMVSGLVRLGILTGDVDVLVEEQAYRPYFMHGLSHALGLDVHDVGFLGHDRDRQLEPGMVITVEPGLYIAPDADVPPQYRGIGIRVEDDIVITIDGNENLTDGVVKDPDEIEALMAEAKR; the protein is encoded by the coding sequence ATGCCACAGCAATTGTTTGTGCAGCGCCGTCAGGCACTGCTGGAAAAGATGGCGCCTGCCAGTGCGGCGGTGATTTTCTCAGCCCCTGAGGTAATCCGTAGCAATGACAGCGAGTACCCCTATCGACAAAATAGCGACTTTTGGTATCTGACCGGTTTCAATGAGCCGCAATCTGCGCTGCTGTTGATTAAAAGTGACGAGAAACATATTCACAGTATTCTTTTCAATCGCCTGCGTGATAAACAGGCAGAAACCTGGACAGGCCGTCGTCTTGGCCAGGAAGCAGCACCGAAGAAATTACACATCGATCGCGCCCTACCGTTTAATGAAATTGCGCTGCACTTGCCCCAACTTTTTAATGGTCTGGATATCATCTATCACGCTTGCGGTTATCACTCCGGTGCTGATGAACTGGTCTTTTCGGCACTAGAGACTCTGCGGAAGGGGGCAAGACAAAAACTGAGTGCTCCAGCAACTCTGACAGACTGGCGTCCCTGGGTACATGAAATGCGTCTGTTTAAATCCCCCGATGAACTGGCGATATTACGCCAGGCTGGCACAATCAGTGCTCTGGCACATACCAGGGCAATGCTAATTTGTCGCCCTGGTATGTATGAGTATCAGCTGGAGGGGGGAATTCATCATGAGTTTACCCGGCATGGTGCCCGTTATCCTGCTTACAGTACCATTGTGGGAGCGGGAGCCAATGGCTGCATCCTTCATTACACTGAAAATGAAAGCAAATTGCTTGATGGTGAGCTGGTCTTGATTGATGCTGGTTGTGAGCTACAGGGCTATGCTGGCGACATTACCCGCACTTTTCCGGTGAATGGTAAATTTACCGCCCCGCAACGAGCGGTGTATGACATCGTCCTAGAAGCATTGAACCTGGCGTTGTCGCTCTACCGCCCGGGGACTACCATCCGCGAAGTAACAGACCAGGTTATCCGTACGATGGTGAGCGGATTGGTCAGGCTGGGTATTTTGACTGGTGATGTTGATGTTCTGGTAGAAGAGCAGGCATATCGGCCTTACTTTATGCACGGCCTGAGTCATGCCCTGGGGCTGGATGTGCATGATGTGGGATTTTTGGGTCATGACCGTGATCGTCAACTGGAGCCCGGCATGGTAATCACGGTGGAGCCGGGACTCTACATTGCCCCTGATGCTGATGTTCCACCGCAATACCGGGGAATTGGTATCCGTGTTGAGGATGATATTGTGATCACCATTGATGGTAACGAAAATCTCACCGATGGCGTAGTGAAAGACCCGGACGAAATTGAAGCATTAATGGCGGAAGCAAAACGATAA
- the argO_2 gene encoding Arginine exporter protein ArgO (ID:JIFNMEKO_00677;~source:Prodigal:2.6) has protein sequence MVPLLCWGAFRVALHPADITEAAIIEPRSRWQLLLASMAVTWLNSHVYIDTFVVLGSLGGQLPQVQRIWFSLGACSASFIWFFGLALLAFWLSPWLRSMRVQRVINGLVCIIMWALACKLLFQSPT, from the coding sequence GTGGTGCCGCTTTTATGCTGGGGGGCATTCCGCGTTGCATTGCATCCTGCAGATATTACTGAGGCAGCTATTATTGAACCTCGTAGCCGCTGGCAGTTGTTGCTTGCGTCGATGGCTGTAACCTGGCTCAATTCTCATGTGTATATCGATACCTTTGTGGTGCTTGGCAGCCTCGGTGGACAATTGCCGCAGGTACAACGTATTTGGTTCTCTTTGGGTGCTTGCAGTGCTTCCTTTATATGGTTTTTTGGTCTGGCGTTGCTGGCTTTCTGGTTATCGCCTTGGTTAAGAAGTATGCGGGTTCAGCGTGTGATAAATGGCCTGGTGTGTATAATTATGTGGGCGTTGGCATGCAAACTTTTGTTTCAGAGCCCGACCTGA
- the rpiA gene encoding Ribose-5-phosphate isomerase A (ID:JIFNMEKO_00680;~source:Prodigal:2.6), with translation MLSQDELKKAVGWAALEYVKPGTVVGVGTGSTAAHFIDALGTVKHQIQGAVSSSVASTEKLLALGIPVLDLNSVDTLSVYVDGADEINPQLQMIKGGGAALTREKIIAAVAEKFVCIADASKQVDILGAFPLPVEVIPMARSYVARELVKLGGVPEYRQQVVTDNGNVILDVRNLQIVDPQGLERAINALPGVVCVGLFAARGADIALIGSAQGIIKITQ, from the coding sequence GTGTTATCACAGGATGAGTTGAAAAAAGCAGTGGGCTGGGCTGCTCTGGAGTATGTCAAACCCGGCACGGTAGTGGGGGTAGGGACTGGTTCTACGGCAGCACATTTTATTGATGCACTGGGTACGGTAAAGCATCAGATTCAGGGCGCAGTATCCAGCTCAGTTGCTTCCACAGAGAAACTCCTCGCTTTAGGCATTCCGGTACTTGATCTCAATAGTGTCGATACCCTCTCGGTCTATGTCGATGGTGCCGATGAGATCAATCCCCAACTGCAAATGATCAAAGGTGGTGGTGCCGCGCTGACGCGTGAAAAAATCATCGCGGCTGTCGCAGAAAAGTTTGTCTGCATTGCTGATGCCTCTAAGCAGGTCGATATTCTGGGTGCGTTTCCTTTGCCTGTTGAAGTGATCCCGATGGCGCGCAGTTACGTCGCGCGTGAGCTGGTAAAACTGGGGGGGGTACCTGAGTATCGTCAGCAGGTAGTCACAGATAACGGTAATGTCATCCTGGATGTACGTAATTTGCAGATTGTTGATCCACAAGGCCTTGAGCGCGCCATTAATGCATTGCCTGGCGTGGTCTGTGTCGGATTATTTGCCGCGCGTGGTGCAGATATTGCCCTGATTGGTTCCGCGCAAGGAATAATCAAAATTACTCAATGA